The sequence AAGAACAGGGCCTTTTACTATCAGCCAATCATAATCGATCCAAACAGGACAAAACCAAATGGTATAGCATCAACTATGAAAAATTAGAAGAGTTAGAGCAAGGTTTTGATGGCAATCTGTCACCTTCCACAAACCAAAAGGATGAACCGGAAGAGTCGAATGGGATAGCCGCGATAGACAATCTGGTAGATGCAACAACACAGATTGACGAACCGGGAGACACAGATTGTGTAATTGAGACAGCCAATATGGATGCTTCAATCCGACAAACTGACGAACGGCATCCGACAAAATGTGTAACCGCATCCGTCAATTTGTACCAACCATTACCAGAGATTACTACAGAGACTATCTCAGAGATAAACTCAAAGACTAACTCAGAGAGAAAAAAATCTTCTCTCCCTTTTGCCGAAATCATTACATGCTTGAACAACCAAACCAATTCCCGCTACAAGGTGAATTCAAGAAAAACGAAGGAGTTGATTCAGGCTCGCTTCAACGAAGGCTTTCAAATGGACGATTTTAAAAGAGTCATAGAGATCAAAACGGAAGAGTGGAGGAACGACCCGGTTTGGTGTAAATATCTACGACCCGAAACCTTATTTGGAACGAAGTTTGAATCGTATCTTAATCAAAAGAACGGAAAGAAAACCTATCGTGAGGAGGATTTTAATCTAGATGACTAAACGTGAAGTCTTTCAATTACTAAAGCTGATTTCGGTTTATTATGATTCCTTTGAGCTCGATCAAGAAAAGGTGGATCAATGGCATGCCGTGTTAAGAGGGGAAACGTATAAAAATTTGGAAATGAACTTGTGGAAGCATGCGGCAAGTTCTCCTTACCCGCCGCGGATTTCAGAGTTGGTATGTAAACCCGTGAATGGCTCCCGAGTGATACCAGATGGCGATGAAACAAAGTACATCATTTACGTAAAGGAAAAACCAGCCAGCAAAGAAGTAGTGGAACGGTCACTCGCAGGGATTCGAGAAATTTTAGGCATCAAAAGAGGGGAAGACTGATGGAACGGAATCCTTATTTTCATATTGAGGTCGAACAAGCGGTCATTGGGGCGTTATTTTTAGAGGGAGAATTGATCAAGGAATGTACGTTACGACCTGAGCATTTTTACTCTTCAAAGTTAAGAAACATTTACATCTTGATGCAGCAATTAGCGGAAAAAGGCAAACCGATTGATGTAGTATCTGTTGCAGAAGAAGCAGGTCCAGATCACTTTTCCGAAATAGGAGGCTGGGATCTTTTACCCTCTCTAGCCGACTGTGCACCTTCGACAGCCAATTTCCAGTATCACCAAGAAATTGTCAAAAAGTATGCTCATAAAAGAAATACGGTACTGATTGCCAATAAGATCCAAAAAGCCACGAAAGAAGGGGAGCTAGACCAGATCATACGTGATGGAATCCAAGATTTACAGTCGGTAGAAGACCTGCTAAACGAAGAAAATCTCGGGGATATTCAACAAGGGTTAATGGATTTGTATGTGGATTGTGAACAAGATCTTGGAGACATTAGTGGTGTTCCATCAGGATTCAAGGATCTTGACGGACTAACAGGGGGATTTCAAGAATCGGACCTTGTCGTCATTGGGGCCCGTCCAAGTGTAGGGAAAACAGCCTTTGCTTTGAACATTGCCTTACAAGCAGCCCAAGAAGACGTATCGATTATTTTTTCTTTGGAGATGTCGAAGAAACAATTACTCAAAAGAGCTGTCGGTCAAATGGGGAATGTCAGTTCTATCAAATTAAGAAATCCGAATCGCCTTTTTGATGAAAAGGATTGGAACCGCCTTCAACATGCATTGGGAATGATCTCGAAGATGAGTTTGCATATTTATGATCAAGGCGGAATGGATGTCCCATACATCTGGTCACATGTGAGAAAACTGCGGCAACATTATGGGGAGGAAAAAAGATTGCTCGTGTTCATTGATTATTTGCAATTAATTAACGGAGATCCACGTTTAAAAGGAAATCGGCAGGCAGAGATCAGTGAAATCAGCCGGGCACTGAAGCAAATGGCGAAGGAGTTGAACGTGGTAGTCGTTGCCCTTTCGCAACTGAGCCGGGCCGTTGAAAGCAGACAAGACAAGCGTCCGATGTTATCGGATCTACGTGACAGCGGACAAATTGAACAAGATTCTGATTTAATTGCCTTTTTATATCGCGAGGATTATTATGACCGAGAGTCCAAGTTCAAAGATCGGATTGAAATTATTTTGGCCAAGCATCGGAATGGGCCTGTGGGAACCGTGAAACTGGCGTTTTTGAAAGAGTATGGGAAGTTTTTGGATATGGTGGGCTAGAGGAGTGAGAGTAATATCCACCTTATTCTTTAGAAACGATGCTACTAATAGAAAAGGGACGTGTCCTATGAACGATTATACTCGTAAACCCATAAAGATAAGAGTATTTTGATTGAAGAAAAAACGAATGATTTGGAACTTGTTATTGTTATTAAGGTCATAGATGGGGATACCATTGTCGTTTCTGATGGCAGAAGAGTAAGGTTGGTCGGAGTAAATACCCCGGAGGCCTCGTATTACAAGAAGGAACCGTATGGAATCCAGGCGAAAAATTATACAACCTATAAATTACTGGGGAAATCGGTTTGGCTGCAAAGAGATGTCTCCGATGTAGACATTTATAATCGTTCTTTGCGAATCGTGTGGTTGGAGAAACCGGTAAAATCTATGGATATAGTTGAAATTCGTGAAAAGATGTTTAATGCCCAGCTTGTGTTAGAGGGTCTTGCGGAGGCCAAGGCTTATATTCCTGATGTTACATATAACCGCTTTTTGATTAGGTTTATGGGCGAGGCTAAGGAAACGAGGAGGGGGATGTGGGGGAGTAAAATAATAGAAATGTATTCTTTTTCATTAGACAAATAGAGAAATAGAC is a genomic window of Niallia sp. XMNu-256 containing:
- the dnaB gene encoding replicative DNA helicase; translation: MERNPYFHIEVEQAVIGALFLEGELIKECTLRPEHFYSSKLRNIYILMQQLAEKGKPIDVVSVAEEAGPDHFSEIGGWDLLPSLADCAPSTANFQYHQEIVKKYAHKRNTVLIANKIQKATKEGELDQIIRDGIQDLQSVEDLLNEENLGDIQQGLMDLYVDCEQDLGDISGVPSGFKDLDGLTGGFQESDLVVIGARPSVGKTAFALNIALQAAQEDVSIIFSLEMSKKQLLKRAVGQMGNVSSIKLRNPNRLFDEKDWNRLQHALGMISKMSLHIYDQGGMDVPYIWSHVRKLRQHYGEEKRLLVFIDYLQLINGDPRLKGNRQAEISEISRALKQMAKELNVVVVALSQLSRAVESRQDKRPMLSDLRDSGQIEQDSDLIAFLYREDYYDRESKFKDRIEIILAKHRNGPVGTVKLAFLKEYGKFLDMVG
- a CDS encoding conserved phage C-terminal domain-containing protein, which gives rise to MSKLLIQENPMVILPSLAEKIGLNQAIVIQQFHYWLQSSKHTIDGRKWIYNSYKKWESQFTFWSGRTIERAIRSLEEQGLLLSANHNRSKQDKTKWYSINYEKLEELEQGFDGNLSPSTNQKDEPEESNGIAAIDNLVDATTQIDEPGDTDCVIETANMDASIRQTDERHPTKCVTASVNLYQPLPEITTETISEINSKTNSERKKSSLPFAEIITCLNNQTNSRYKVNSRKTKELIQARFNEGFQMDDFKRVIEIKTEEWRNDPVWCKYLRPETLFGTKFESYLNQKNGKKTYREEDFNLDD
- a CDS encoding thermonuclease family protein is translated as MIEEKTNDLELVIVIKVIDGDTIVVSDGRRVRLVGVNTPEASYYKKEPYGIQAKNYTTYKLLGKSVWLQRDVSDVDIYNRSLRIVWLEKPVKSMDIVEIREKMFNAQLVLEGLAEAKAYIPDVTYNRFLIRFMGEAKETRRGMWGSKIIEMYSFSLDK